A genomic stretch from Mycobacterium paraterrae includes:
- a CDS encoding RND family transporter: protein MSNHETVPQSTTQHRPFIPHFIRLFAIPIIIGWVVLTVIVNVAVPTLEVVGEAHSAPMAPLDAPSMKAMMRMGHNFHEFDSNSTVMVVVESQQSLGDSAHRYYDDIVRKLRQDTKHVQHIQDFWGDRFTAAGAQSADAKGAYVQVNIAGNQGTTEANDSVDAVRKVVDEEKAPPGVKAYVTGPAALSDDMHVIGNDSLATITLFTLGAIAIMLLLVYRSITTTLIQLFMTFVALACARGIVAVLGYNNAFGLTTFAANILTMLAIAAGTDYGIFLVGRYQEARREGEDRESAYYTTFKGVAPVVLGSGLTIAGATYCLSFCRLPWFSTMGAPVAIGMIVVVLAGLTLGPAIVFVGSKFGMFEKKNQKQGKLWRRVGTAVVRWPAPIFAVSTAVVLVGMVALPGFKTSYNDRHYLPESAPSNVGYAAADRHFSEARMNPDLLMIESDHDMRNTADMLVLDKVAKNEIRTVGIAMIQDITRPLGIPIQHSSIPFQNSIQSQTTMQNMDFLKDRMKDILKMADEMQIMINVTERQAKVTHDLASAALDSAKTTQETSEITDTLRDHIADFEDFYRPIRSYFYWEKHCYDIPICISFRSLFDSIDGFDQLAEKFHDLSGDITRTAQASHELEQLIPIMLETLKTTHGLTLTMYQTFKAMIDQMEAMSNTAIVMGQSFDKSQNDDFFYLPPEAFQNPEFIRGVKMFFSPDGKSVRFFITHQSDPMTPEGIDRVGAERTAAQEALKQSSLSDAKVYLGGTAATFRDMADGEKYDLMIAVVSALTLIFMIMLLLTRSVVAALVIVGTASSSIAASFGLSVLIWQDLFGMHIHWIVMALSVIILLAVGSDYNLLLVSRFKEEIHAGLKTGYIRSMAGTGAVVTSAGLVFAFTMAAMLGSELTVLGQFGSTVCIGLLLDTLVVRTLFMPSLATLLGRWFWWPLVIHPRGDHAKPKPPAPVTDEANTAPLAVRQS, encoded by the coding sequence ATGAGCAACCATGAAACGGTTCCGCAGTCGACCACGCAGCACCGGCCGTTCATTCCACACTTCATCCGACTCTTCGCGATCCCGATCATCATCGGCTGGGTGGTGCTGACCGTCATCGTCAACGTCGCGGTGCCCACGCTGGAAGTCGTCGGCGAGGCCCACTCGGCCCCGATGGCTCCCCTTGATGCGCCGTCGATGAAGGCGATGATGCGGATGGGGCACAACTTCCACGAGTTCGATTCCAACAGCACCGTGATGGTCGTCGTGGAAAGCCAACAGTCGCTGGGTGATTCGGCCCATCGGTACTACGACGACATCGTGCGCAAATTGCGCCAAGACACCAAACACGTCCAACACATTCAGGACTTCTGGGGCGACCGCTTCACCGCGGCCGGGGCGCAATCCGCCGACGCGAAAGGCGCCTACGTTCAGGTCAACATCGCCGGTAACCAGGGCACCACCGAGGCCAACGACTCAGTCGACGCCGTCCGCAAGGTCGTCGACGAAGAGAAGGCGCCGCCGGGGGTCAAGGCGTACGTGACCGGACCCGCCGCACTGTCAGACGACATGCACGTGATCGGCAACGACAGCCTGGCCACGATTACGTTGTTCACCCTCGGCGCGATCGCCATCATGTTGTTGCTGGTCTACCGCTCCATCACGACGACGCTGATCCAGCTGTTCATGACGTTCGTCGCGCTCGCCTGCGCACGCGGCATCGTCGCAGTTCTTGGATACAACAACGCATTCGGGCTCACCACCTTCGCCGCCAACATCTTGACCATGCTGGCAATCGCGGCCGGCACCGACTACGGCATCTTCCTGGTGGGTCGCTACCAGGAGGCACGTCGCGAAGGTGAAGACCGGGAATCGGCGTACTACACGACGTTCAAGGGCGTGGCGCCCGTCGTGCTGGGGTCCGGGCTGACCATCGCGGGTGCCACCTACTGCCTGAGCTTCTGCCGGCTGCCCTGGTTCTCCACCATGGGCGCACCGGTCGCGATCGGCATGATCGTCGTCGTGTTGGCCGGGCTGACGCTCGGACCGGCGATCGTGTTCGTGGGTAGCAAGTTCGGGATGTTCGAGAAGAAGAACCAGAAGCAAGGCAAGCTGTGGCGGCGAGTCGGGACCGCCGTCGTCCGTTGGCCGGCACCGATTTTCGCGGTGAGCACTGCGGTGGTGTTGGTCGGGATGGTGGCGTTGCCCGGATTCAAAACCAGCTACAACGACCGCCACTACCTACCCGAATCGGCACCCTCGAACGTCGGTTATGCCGCCGCCGACCGGCACTTCTCCGAAGCCCGGATGAACCCGGACCTGCTGATGATCGAGTCCGACCACGACATGCGCAACACCGCCGACATGCTGGTGCTCGACAAGGTCGCCAAGAACGAGATTCGCACGGTCGGCATCGCGATGATCCAGGACATCACCCGCCCGCTGGGAATCCCGATCCAGCACAGCTCAATTCCGTTTCAGAACAGCATCCAGAGCCAGACGACCATGCAGAACATGGACTTCCTCAAAGACAGAATGAAAGACATTCTGAAGATGGCCGACGAGATGCAAATCATGATCAACGTGACCGAGCGCCAGGCGAAGGTCACCCACGACCTGGCCTCCGCCGCTCTCGACAGTGCGAAGACCACTCAGGAAACCTCGGAGATCACCGACACCCTGCGGGACCACATCGCGGACTTCGAAGACTTCTACCGGCCGATCCGCAGCTACTTCTACTGGGAGAAGCACTGCTACGACATCCCGATCTGCATCTCGTTCCGCTCGCTGTTCGACTCGATCGACGGCTTCGATCAACTCGCCGAGAAGTTCCATGACCTGTCCGGTGACATCACCCGCACCGCGCAGGCCTCACACGAGTTGGAGCAGCTGATCCCGATCATGCTGGAAACGTTGAAGACAACGCACGGCCTGACGTTGACGATGTACCAGACGTTCAAGGCGATGATCGATCAGATGGAGGCGATGAGCAACACCGCCATCGTGATGGGGCAAAGCTTCGACAAGTCGCAGAACGACGACTTCTTCTACCTGCCACCCGAAGCGTTCCAGAACCCGGAGTTCATCCGCGGTGTGAAGATGTTCTTCTCTCCCGACGGAAAATCGGTGCGATTCTTCATCACTCACCAGAGCGACCCGATGACACCGGAGGGCATCGACCGGGTGGGTGCCGAGCGAACCGCTGCGCAAGAGGCGTTGAAGCAGTCGTCGCTCTCCGATGCCAAGGTGTATCTGGGCGGCACGGCGGCGACCTTCCGCGACATGGCCGACGGCGAGAAGTACGACCTGATGATCGCGGTCGTCTCGGCGCTGACGCTGATCTTCATGATCATGCTGCTGCTGACCCGAAGCGTGGTCGCCGCGCTGGTAATCGTCGGCACCGCAAGCAGTTCGATCGCCGCGTCATTCGGGCTGTCGGTGCTGATCTGGCAAGACCTGTTCGGCATGCACATCCACTGGATCGTCATGGCTCTGTCGGTCATCATCCTGTTGGCCGTCGGCTCGGACTACAACCTGCTGCTGGTGTCTCGATTCAAAGAAGAGATACATGCCGGGCTCAAGACGGGTTACATCCGGTCGATGGCCGGCACCGGGGCGGTGGTGACGTCGGCCGGTTTGGTGTTCGCGTTCACGATGGCCGCGATGCTGGGTAGCGAGTTGACGGTGCTTGGCCAGTTCGGCTCGACGGTCTGCATCGGTCTGCTGCTCGACACCCTGGTGGTGCGAACGCTTTTCATGCCATCGCTAGCCACGCTGCTGGGCCGCTGGTTCTGGTGGCCGCTGGTGATACATCCGCGCGGCGACCACGCCAAGCCAAAGCCACCGGCGCCGGTCACCGACGAGGCCAACACCGCCCCGCTGGCCGTGCGGCAGTCCTAG